In one window of Poriferisphaera corsica DNA:
- a CDS encoding FkbM family methyltransferase, whose protein sequence is MSLTNFVKKSALLHPLLVLRRRLKTKLNIIKGLDFSIKKDIKIPSLCLGSGYGGWCIIPREINKDSIIYSVGIGEDVSFDIALIEKFNVTLHAFDPTPKSIKWIEQLDLPQSFVMHPIGLSNYDGEASFCPPDNPEHVSHTMIKRSGSDTITVKVVKLATIMKDLNHDHIDLLKMDIEGAEFDVIEDMIKSNIRPKQLLIEFHHRFPEIEVETSRNAIESLRKIGYKVYSVSPTNEEICFYYDK, encoded by the coding sequence ATGTCTTTAACTAATTTTGTAAAGAAATCAGCTTTATTACATCCATTACTTGTATTGCGACGCAGACTAAAAACGAAGCTTAATATCATTAAGGGGTTGGATTTTTCAATCAAAAAAGATATTAAGATCCCATCTTTATGTCTCGGTTCAGGTTATGGTGGTTGGTGTATCATTCCTCGCGAAATTAACAAAGACTCAATCATTTATTCTGTAGGCATTGGTGAAGACGTTTCTTTTGATATCGCTTTGATTGAAAAGTTCAATGTCACGCTACATGCATTTGATCCTACCCCGAAATCAATCAAATGGATTGAACAACTTGATTTGCCCCAATCATTCGTCATGCACCCCATTGGCCTATCAAATTACGATGGTGAAGCGTCATTTTGTCCACCTGATAATCCCGAACATGTCTCACACACCATGATTAAAAGATCAGGCAGTGACACAATTACCGTTAAAGTGGTCAAGCTCGCGACAATCATGAAAGATCTAAATCATGATCATATCGATCTGTTAAAAATGGACATTGAAGGAGCGGAATTTGATGTCATTGAAGATATGATCAAATCCAACATTCGACCAAAGCAGCTTCTTATTGAATTTCATCACCGTTTCCCAGAAATTGAAGTAGAAACTAGCCGAAATGCAATCGAATCGCTTCGAAAGATTGGTTATAAAGTTTACAGCGTTTCTCCGACCAATGAGGAAATTTGTTTTTATTACGATAAGTAA
- a CDS encoding cob(I)yrinic acid a,c-diamide adenosyltransferase, protein MKLYTKTGDDGTTGLLGNHRIGKDALRVEAYGTSDELNAFIGHALIQCADSQDPQIKAIFTYLSQVQSRLFDLGSQLASPPIQEQDSEAETKSKIKAAQGIPTITDEIITEMEAELDRVCADLPPMKYFILPGGSELAARLHIARTVCRRTERLTVALSRIEPVDANLIKYLNRLSDLLFAYARKANQLQNIPDTPWLGRNS, encoded by the coding sequence ATGAAGCTTTACACCAAGACAGGCGACGACGGCACCACAGGACTCCTCGGCAACCACCGCATCGGCAAGGACGCGCTCCGCGTCGAAGCTTACGGCACATCCGACGAACTCAACGCATTCATCGGCCACGCTTTGATTCAATGCGCCGATTCACAAGACCCCCAAATCAAAGCCATCTTCACATACCTCTCCCAAGTCCAGTCCCGCCTCTTCGACCTAGGCTCCCAACTCGCATCCCCCCCCATTCAAGAGCAAGATAGCGAAGCCGAAACGAAATCCAAAATTAAAGCAGCTCAAGGCATCCCCACTATCACCGATGAGATCATCACCGAGATGGAAGCCGAACTCGATCGCGTCTGCGCCGATCTTCCTCCCATGAAATACTTTATCTTGCCCGGCGGCTCCGAACTCGCCGCCCGCCTCCACATCGCCCGCACCGTCTGCCGTCGCACCGAACGTCTAACCGTCGCATTGAGCCGCATCGAACCTGTCGATGCAAATCTAATTAAATACTTAAATCGCCTCTCCGACCTACTCTTCGCCTACGCCCGCAAAGCCAATCAACTGCAAAACATACCTGACACCCCATGGTTAGGACGGAATTCATAA
- the lon gene encoding endopeptidase La: MPKKKTTKKRGSRKRQSKKNPPLTGINIETPGMIVELEGHHDLDVQSQTIPSVMPVMPVRGMVMFPGTIMPISVGRPSSLKLLEESLASSKVIALFTQKDEDIENPTIDDLYSVGTAVMVLKLIRQPDESVQIIVHGLGRVTMDEVIKTDPYIVARMKPSEEKLSSTSKTFSAAINQLKDQARELIELSPNAPEQAVTVLMNIEDPSNLADFLVANLNLDPTQKQDLLEELDIAKRIRQVHQHVSMQLEIQKLQHKIQQDVQSSIGDTQRKFFLREQMKAIQRELGEEGEGEDFLIRLREQLDEADPPVAVMEEAQRELSRLELIPPASPEYSVISNYLELIADLPWNKLSEDNLDLERAQTILDRDHFGLDKVKRRLIEYLAVRKLNPENRGPILCLVGPPGVGKTSLGQSIADALGRKFVRMSFGGIRDEAEIRGHRRTYVGAMPGRIIQELRRAGTKNPVMMLDELDKLGADFRGDPASALLEVLDPRQNNNFVDRYLDVPFDLSQVIFIATANYMGTVPGPLQDRMEVIEIPGYTDHDKLVIARKYLVPRQLKENGLTRSLCAWQASGIRKTIENYTREAGVRELERQIGSVCRGLAAKIAPLTPARRKSKKYTVDAKQVRSVLGIEKFMREDDIKITTPGVALGLAYTTVGGEVLFIEATQYPGKGDFKLTGQLGDVMKESVSAALSVFKSKAADFDFDLEHLNNHDIHLHVPAGAIPKDGPSAGIAMFTAITSLLLNLPMKSGIAMTGEITLRGKVLPIGGVKEKTLAAARAGIKTVILPEDNRRDLEDIDPQVQKKLTFHFAADVSDVLTIAFGQPRLKAAIKKLKPHPRKATSEKK, from the coding sequence GTGCCGAAAAAGAAAACAACCAAAAAGCGTGGCTCACGCAAACGTCAATCTAAAAAAAACCCGCCACTCACCGGGATTAACATCGAAACGCCCGGCATGATCGTCGAACTCGAAGGTCATCACGACCTCGACGTCCAATCACAAACCATCCCATCTGTCATGCCCGTTATGCCCGTTCGCGGCATGGTCATGTTCCCCGGCACCATCATGCCCATCTCCGTTGGCCGCCCCTCATCCCTCAAACTCCTCGAAGAATCACTCGCTTCCTCCAAGGTCATCGCGCTCTTCACACAAAAAGATGAAGACATCGAAAACCCAACCATCGACGACCTCTACTCCGTAGGCACCGCCGTCATGGTTCTCAAGCTCATCCGCCAACCCGACGAATCCGTCCAGATCATCGTCCACGGCCTCGGCCGTGTCACCATGGACGAAGTCATCAAAACAGATCCCTATATCGTCGCACGCATGAAGCCTTCCGAGGAAAAACTCTCCTCAACCTCAAAAACATTCTCCGCCGCAATCAACCAACTCAAAGATCAAGCCCGTGAACTCATCGAACTCTCACCCAACGCGCCCGAGCAAGCCGTCACCGTCCTCATGAACATTGAGGACCCCTCCAACCTTGCCGACTTCCTCGTAGCCAACCTCAACCTCGACCCCACTCAAAAGCAAGACCTCCTCGAAGAACTCGACATCGCCAAGCGTATCCGTCAGGTTCATCAACACGTCTCCATGCAGTTGGAAATCCAAAAGCTCCAGCACAAAATCCAGCAAGACGTTCAGTCATCCATCGGTGACACGCAACGCAAATTCTTCCTCCGTGAACAGATGAAAGCCATCCAACGCGAACTCGGCGAGGAAGGCGAGGGCGAAGACTTCCTCATCCGTCTCCGCGAGCAACTCGATGAAGCCGATCCGCCTGTAGCCGTCATGGAAGAAGCCCAGCGTGAGCTTTCACGTCTCGAACTCATCCCCCCAGCCTCACCCGAATACTCCGTCATCTCAAACTACCTTGAGCTTATCGCCGACCTGCCTTGGAACAAACTTTCCGAGGACAACCTTGACCTCGAACGCGCCCAAACAATTCTCGACCGCGACCACTTCGGCCTCGACAAGGTCAAACGTCGTCTCATCGAGTACCTCGCCGTTCGCAAACTCAACCCAGAAAACCGCGGCCCCATCCTCTGCCTCGTCGGCCCTCCCGGCGTCGGCAAAACCTCACTCGGTCAATCCATCGCCGATGCGCTCGGCCGAAAATTCGTTCGTATGTCCTTCGGTGGCATTCGTGATGAAGCTGAAATCCGCGGACATCGCCGTACATACGTCGGCGCCATGCCCGGCCGCATCATCCAGGAACTCCGTCGTGCAGGCACTAAAAACCCCGTCATGATGCTCGACGAGCTCGATAAGCTCGGCGCCGACTTCCGTGGCGACCCCGCATCCGCACTCCTCGAAGTCCTTGATCCAAGGCAAAACAATAACTTCGTCGATCGCTATCTCGATGTCCCATTTGACCTCTCGCAGGTCATCTTCATCGCCACCGCAAACTACATGGGCACCGTTCCCGGCCCACTTCAAGACCGCATGGAAGTCATCGAAATCCCCGGCTACACCGATCACGACAAGCTCGTCATCGCACGCAAATACCTCGTACCTCGACAACTCAAAGAGAACGGCCTAACCCGCTCACTCTGCGCGTGGCAAGCCTCAGGTATCCGCAAAACCATCGAAAACTACACTCGCGAAGCCGGCGTCCGTGAACTCGAACGACAAATCGGCTCCGTCTGTCGTGGACTCGCCGCAAAAATCGCACCACTCACACCCGCACGACGAAAAAGCAAAAAATACACCGTCGACGCCAAGCAAGTCCGATCTGTTCTCGGCATCGAAAAGTTCATGCGCGAAGACGATATCAAAATCACAACCCCCGGCGTCGCCCTCGGCCTCGCCTACACAACCGTCGGCGGCGAAGTCCTCTTCATCGAAGCCACCCAATATCCCGGCAAGGGCGACTTCAAACTCACCGGCCAGCTCGGTGACGTCATGAAAGAATCCGTCTCCGCCGCGCTCTCCGTCTTCAAGTCCAAAGCAGCCGACTTCGACTTCGATCTCGAACACCTCAACAACCACGACATCCACCTCCACGTCCCCGCCGGCGCCATCCCCAAAGACGGCCCGTCCGCTGGCATCGCCATGTTCACCGCAATCACCTCACTCCTCCTAAACCTCCCCATGAAGTCAGGCATCGCCATGACCGGCGAAATTACCCTCCGCGGTAAAGTCCTCCCCATCGGCGGCGTCAAAGAAAAAACACTCGCCGCCGCACGAGCCGGCATCAAGACCGTCATCCTCCCCGAGGACAATCGCCGCGACCTCGAAGACATCGACCCGCAAGTCCAGAAGAAACTCACTTTCCACTTCGCCGCCGACGTCTCCGATGTCCTAACCATCGCCTTCGGCCAACCCCGCCTCAAAGCAGCCATCAAAAAACTCAAACCCCACCCCCGCAAGGCAACTTCAGAAAAGAAGTAG
- a CDS encoding MFS transporter, whose amino-acid sequence MSMKDENIKKREGGRLWRNGSFTLMWTSVAASGFGDRMMMLAALVLLGGYVADAQQVSIQAQIQFFFFLPYVLLSVGGGWLADHLPRKWLLLACDEFRGVLLFLGFWLVYDVTGTGAIPEAYHWQVLGILFLVGVFAAVFNPTRNAIVPQVVPLRQLQAANALVLSITVIASMIGQVAGGKIIDPDQASTVRFGLLVGAGFYLISGSFFAFLRVKQHALALEVEDHGTAIDIKYAKRKPRSYKQAVSYIRGHGRIVRLILLNMMIWAGAMVVYNAVLSLTKLNYGFLEIGMTDQERLFRFTVLSAGVGFGMLGGAGVMAWIQTRRESDVTLMVSLVMTGLSIALLGACRNYWVALVFAFGVGVFGNMAIVSIATMLQSLSPNYMRGRVMGMNAMLNTTTNVLVNLVIWQTPNADEMIVWSLYPLGGLLVVMGVWIGLKLMKRGDMPAGITNLSLHVLRLFTMVWYRLRWEGRHHVPREGGAILSSNHTVAIDPFLIQCVCPRFVRWVMWDQFKVRLLWPLWLMTRPIEVSLDGTDGGRVRKMIKSVNRGDILGMFPEGGLQRDHRELQEFEAGVALVARRTGAPVVPVWISETTRSKWMIWHILLPCRAVVKFGEPFVVGKEMETEDALKLVREKMIELSEDV is encoded by the coding sequence ATGTCGATGAAGGATGAAAATATTAAGAAGCGTGAGGGCGGGCGACTGTGGCGAAATGGCAGCTTTACGCTGATGTGGACGAGCGTTGCGGCGAGCGGCTTTGGGGACCGGATGATGATGCTGGCTGCGCTGGTGCTGCTCGGTGGGTATGTTGCGGATGCGCAACAGGTGAGTATTCAGGCACAAATTCAGTTTTTCTTTTTTCTGCCATACGTGTTATTGAGCGTAGGTGGCGGATGGCTAGCGGATCACTTGCCTCGAAAGTGGTTGTTGCTTGCGTGCGATGAGTTCCGGGGTGTGCTGCTGTTTTTGGGTTTCTGGTTGGTGTATGACGTGACGGGGACGGGAGCGATACCAGAGGCGTATCATTGGCAGGTTTTGGGGATTTTGTTCTTGGTGGGTGTGTTTGCAGCGGTGTTTAATCCGACAAGAAACGCGATCGTGCCGCAGGTTGTACCGCTGAGGCAGTTGCAGGCGGCGAACGCATTGGTGCTATCAATTACGGTGATTGCATCGATGATCGGTCAAGTGGCGGGTGGTAAGATCATTGATCCTGATCAGGCGAGTACGGTGCGGTTTGGTTTATTAGTGGGTGCTGGTTTTTATCTGATCTCGGGTTCGTTCTTCGCATTTTTGCGGGTGAAGCAGCATGCGTTGGCATTGGAGGTGGAGGATCATGGGACGGCGATTGATATTAAGTATGCGAAGCGGAAGCCGCGGAGCTATAAGCAGGCGGTGAGTTATATCAGGGGGCATGGGCGCATTGTTCGGTTGATCTTGCTGAATATGATGATCTGGGCGGGTGCGATGGTGGTGTATAACGCGGTGCTGTCGCTGACGAAATTGAATTATGGGTTTCTTGAAATTGGGATGACGGACCAAGAACGTCTGTTTAGATTTACGGTGTTGTCGGCGGGCGTTGGGTTTGGGATGCTTGGCGGTGCGGGGGTCATGGCGTGGATACAGACACGGCGCGAGTCGGATGTAACGCTGATGGTGAGTTTGGTGATGACGGGTTTGTCTATTGCACTATTAGGCGCATGTAGGAATTATTGGGTGGCGTTGGTGTTTGCGTTCGGGGTGGGTGTGTTTGGAAACATGGCGATCGTGAGTATTGCTACGATGTTGCAGTCATTATCGCCGAACTATATGCGGGGTCGGGTGATGGGGATGAATGCAATGTTGAACACGACCACGAATGTGTTAGTGAATTTGGTGATCTGGCAGACGCCGAATGCGGATGAGATGATTGTTTGGAGTTTGTATCCACTTGGGGGATTGTTGGTGGTGATGGGGGTGTGGATTGGGTTGAAGCTGATGAAGCGTGGAGATATGCCGGCAGGGATTACGAATTTGAGTTTGCATGTGTTAAGGCTGTTTACGATGGTGTGGTATCGGCTTAGATGGGAAGGAAGGCATCACGTGCCGCGCGAAGGTGGGGCGATATTGTCGAGTAATCATACGGTGGCGATTGATCCGTTCTTGATCCAGTGTGTGTGTCCGAGATTTGTGCGGTGGGTCATGTGGGATCAGTTTAAGGTGAGGTTGCTGTGGCCGCTTTGGTTGATGACGCGGCCGATTGAGGTGAGCTTGGATGGAACGGATGGCGGACGGGTGCGAAAGATGATTAAGTCGGTAAATCGTGGCGACATTTTGGGGATGTTTCCAGAAGGTGGGCTGCAGCGGGATCATCGAGAATTGCAGGAGTTTGAGGCGGGGGTTGCGCTCGTTGCAAGGCGGACGGGTGCGCCGGTCGTGCCGGTATGGATTAGTGAGACGACACGTTCGAAGTGGATGATTTGGCATATCTTGTTGCCATGCCGTGCGGTGGTTAAGTTTGGGGAGCCGTTTGTTGTGGGGAAAGAGATGG
- the folE2 gene encoding GTP cyclohydrolase FolE2, protein MPSDVSAEVSELMPDVQGSEDSRQIAINKVGVKDIRYPITLHCPATGGTQGTVANVNMYVGLPHYQKGTHMSRFLEVLNKHHDSLRSDEIVDVCQEIKTRLNAETAHLELSFPYFIDKKAPVSGQIGKIDLEVKLECTSNHKDDFVMTVMVPATSLCPCSKEISAYGAHNQRCHMIASVRLKKGERMWIEDLFEIVEQCASTQVFAVLKRPDEKWVTEAAYDNPKFVEDIVRDLARAMEADDRIAWYSVSSENFESIHNHNAYAVVERWKDS, encoded by the coding sequence ATGCCGAGCGATGTAAGCGCGGAAGTATCTGAGTTGATGCCTGATGTGCAGGGCAGCGAAGATAGCCGGCAGATTGCGATTAACAAGGTGGGGGTTAAGGATATTCGGTATCCGATTACGCTGCATTGCCCGGCAACGGGTGGTACGCAGGGTACGGTTGCGAATGTGAACATGTACGTGGGTTTACCACACTACCAAAAAGGGACGCATATGAGTCGCTTTTTGGAGGTGTTGAACAAGCATCACGACAGTTTGCGGTCGGATGAGATTGTGGATGTATGCCAAGAGATCAAGACGCGTTTGAACGCTGAGACGGCACATCTGGAATTGAGTTTCCCGTATTTCATCGATAAAAAAGCACCGGTTTCAGGTCAGATTGGGAAAATTGACCTTGAAGTGAAGTTGGAATGTACGAGCAATCATAAAGACGATTTTGTGATGACGGTGATGGTGCCTGCAACGAGTTTATGTCCTTGCTCGAAGGAAATCTCGGCGTATGGGGCGCACAATCAGCGTTGCCATATGATTGCGAGCGTGCGGCTGAAGAAGGGCGAGCGGATGTGGATCGAGGATCTGTTCGAGATCGTCGAGCAATGCGCGAGCACGCAGGTGTTTGCGGTGCTGAAGCGTCCTGATGAGAAATGGGTCACTGAGGCGGCGTATGACAATCCGAAGTTTGTCGAGGATATTGTGCGTGATTTAGCGCGTGCGATGGAGGCTGATGATCGGATTGCGTGGTACAGCGTCAGCAGCGAGAATTTCGAGTCGATCCATAATCACAATGCGTATGCTGTTGTGGAGCGATGGAAAGATTCTTAG
- a CDS encoding Hsp20/alpha crystallin family protein has protein sequence MKKPKSPQPQHASLRSVVIDSVTHMTPDEGWQPPVNTYETPHMLCICFELPGLDKSQIHVTVQDNLLQIAGTRPAPIPPCHSSPNATRIHAMEINHGTFSRKIRIPNNVDLDKVESEYTLGLLWVKLPLVE, from the coding sequence ATGAAGAAACCAAAATCTCCACAACCCCAACACGCTTCATTACGCAGTGTCGTCATCGATTCCGTCACACACATGACTCCCGATGAAGGTTGGCAACCCCCCGTCAACACCTACGAGACCCCGCACATGCTCTGCATCTGCTTCGAACTGCCCGGCCTCGACAAATCTCAAATTCACGTCACTGTCCAAGACAACCTCCTGCAAATCGCTGGCACGCGCCCCGCGCCAATCCCGCCATGCCACAGTTCCCCTAACGCCACACGCATACACGCCATGGAAATCAACCACGGCACATTCTCTCGCAAAATACGCATCCCGAACAATGTCGACCTCGACAAAGTAGAATCCGAATACACCCTCGGCCTACTTTGGGTAAAATTACCTCTAGTAGAGTAG
- a CDS encoding prohibitin family protein, with protein MDKPIKFDHREPPVNAGKAVTVILILLVLGIIFLAGSCAMKTVPAGHVGVATLFGSVQPEPYEEGLHVFVNPLYKWTLYDVREKSHLESAPVPTQDQLSTVLDVSVQYRINGQMAAKILKETGDSVQMTNVHLVPKLRSLLREQGKSIKRAEDFFLEETQQQIQNSLQMQLKEYLGLKGIEVQAVLLRDIKLPKFITQAIERKKEREQAVEQQKAELERYTMEQQQKVAQAEAEEKAAESEAKKRKLIADAQAYEIERINEAASNNPAYVQLEALKTLQAMAKDPAAKMYFINGDSPTPLPLMHMGDTGANTTRSAGAAAASGR; from the coding sequence ATGGATAAACCAATAAAATTTGATCATCGTGAGCCACCTGTGAATGCGGGCAAGGCCGTGACTGTGATACTCATACTGCTGGTGCTGGGGATTATTTTTCTGGCAGGGTCGTGTGCCATGAAAACGGTACCTGCGGGTCATGTTGGCGTTGCGACCTTGTTTGGCAGTGTGCAGCCTGAGCCGTATGAGGAAGGGCTACATGTTTTTGTAAACCCGCTGTATAAGTGGACGCTTTATGATGTGCGTGAGAAGTCACACCTCGAGTCGGCGCCGGTTCCAACACAAGATCAGTTGTCAACGGTTCTGGATGTGTCGGTGCAGTACCGAATCAATGGACAGATGGCGGCAAAGATTTTAAAAGAGACCGGTGATTCGGTGCAGATGACGAATGTGCATTTGGTGCCGAAGCTTCGCAGTTTGCTGCGTGAGCAAGGGAAATCGATTAAACGAGCGGAAGACTTTTTCCTAGAAGAGACACAGCAACAAATCCAGAATTCATTGCAGATGCAATTGAAGGAATACTTGGGGCTGAAGGGAATCGAAGTTCAAGCGGTGTTATTGCGAGATATCAAGTTGCCGAAGTTTATTACGCAGGCGATTGAGCGTAAGAAGGAACGCGAACAAGCGGTCGAGCAACAGAAGGCTGAGTTGGAACGGTACACCATGGAGCAGCAACAAAAGGTTGCTCAAGCTGAGGCAGAAGAGAAGGCGGCTGAAAGTGAAGCGAAGAAGCGTAAGCTGATCGCGGACGCACAGGCGTATGAAATTGAACGCATTAATGAGGCGGCGTCGAACAATCCGGCGTATGTGCAGTTAGAGGCGCTCAAGACGCTGCAAGCGATGGCGAAAGATCCGGCGGCGAAAATGTACTTTATTAACGGTGATAGCCCGACGCCGTTGCCTTTGATGCATATGGGTGATACTGGCGCGAATACCACGCGATCAGCGGGTGCGGCGGCGGCAAGTGGGCGGTAG